In a genomic window of Aeromonas veronii:
- the galE gene encoding UDP-glucose 4-epimerase GalE: MTILVTGGAGYIGSHTLVELLGAGQQVVVLDNLSNSSPESLKRVEQITGLPITFVEGDVLDRTCLQQLFANHQIESVIHFAGLKAVGESSQIPLTYYQNNISGTLVLCEEMAKAGVFRLVFSSSATVYGDPASVPLREDFPTSATNPYGRSKLMVEEILRDLSKSDPRWAIVLLRYFNPVGAHESGLIGEDPNGIPNNLLPYISQVGVGKLKELGVFGNDYPTPDGTGVRDYIHVVDLAIGHLKALARIKSDTGVFTYNLGTGQGYSVLEMVKAFEAASGRPIPYQIKPRRPGDIAECWAEPTLARAELGWQAERGLEQMMVDTWRWQSNNPNGYQG; the protein is encoded by the coding sequence ATGACAATACTGGTCACAGGCGGCGCCGGCTATATCGGCTCCCACACCCTGGTTGAGCTGCTCGGCGCGGGGCAGCAGGTCGTGGTACTCGACAACCTCTCCAACTCCTCACCGGAGTCACTCAAGCGGGTCGAGCAGATCACCGGCCTGCCGATCACCTTCGTTGAAGGGGATGTACTGGACAGAACCTGTCTGCAGCAGCTGTTTGCCAACCACCAGATCGAATCGGTGATCCACTTCGCCGGTCTCAAGGCGGTCGGGGAGTCGAGCCAGATCCCGCTCACCTACTACCAGAACAACATCAGCGGCACTCTGGTGCTGTGCGAGGAGATGGCCAAGGCCGGGGTTTTCCGGCTGGTATTCAGCTCGTCAGCCACCGTCTATGGCGATCCCGCCTCGGTACCGCTGCGGGAAGATTTCCCCACCAGTGCCACCAACCCCTACGGCCGCTCCAAGCTGATGGTCGAAGAGATCCTGCGCGATCTATCCAAATCCGATCCCCGCTGGGCCATCGTGCTGCTGCGCTACTTCAACCCGGTCGGCGCCCACGAGAGCGGCCTGATTGGTGAAGATCCCAACGGCATCCCCAACAACCTGCTGCCCTATATCAGCCAGGTGGGTGTCGGCAAGCTCAAGGAGCTGGGGGTATTTGGCAACGACTACCCGACCCCGGATGGCACAGGCGTGCGCGACTACATCCATGTGGTGGATCTCGCCATCGGCCACCTGAAAGCACTGGCGCGCATCAAAAGTGACACCGGCGTCTTTACCTATAATCTGGGCACAGGTCAGGGCTACTCGGTACTGGAGATGGTCAAGGCGTTTGAAGCGGCCAGCGGCCGCCCCATTCCCTACCAGATCAAACCCCGTCGCCCGGGCGACATCGCCGAGTGCTGGGCAGAGCCGACGCTGGCCCGTGCCGAGCTGGGCTGGCAGGCAGAGCGTGGTCTGGAGCAGATGATGGTCGATACCTGGCGCTGGCAAAGCAACAACCCGAACGGCTATCAAGGCTGA
- a CDS encoding UbiX family flavin prenyltransferase, with translation MNKAITLALTGASGAPYALRLLQCLVQADYRVYLLASSAARVVLKTEQQQEWPGSPKELSAYLCRQYDAKEGQIVACGKEEWFSPVASGSAAPRQMVVCPCSMGTVSAIANGASDNLLERAADVVIKERGQLILVPRETPFSAIHLENMLKLARLGVTIMPAAPGFYHEPKSIADLVDFMVARLLDHLGIEHALTRRWGYGHQ, from the coding sequence ATGAACAAAGCGATCACCCTGGCGCTGACCGGCGCCTCTGGCGCCCCCTACGCCCTGCGCCTGCTTCAGTGTCTGGTGCAGGCGGATTATCGGGTCTACCTGCTCGCCTCATCGGCGGCCAGAGTGGTGCTCAAGACCGAGCAGCAGCAGGAGTGGCCCGGCTCGCCAAAAGAGCTCTCTGCCTATCTCTGTCGCCAATATGACGCCAAGGAGGGGCAGATCGTGGCCTGTGGCAAGGAGGAGTGGTTCTCGCCAGTGGCTTCCGGCTCGGCGGCGCCCAGGCAGATGGTGGTCTGTCCCTGCTCCATGGGGACGGTCTCGGCCATTGCCAACGGTGCTTCCGACAACCTGCTGGAACGGGCGGCGGATGTGGTGATCAAGGAGCGCGGCCAGCTGATCCTGGTGCCCCGCGAAACCCCCTTCTCGGCGATCCATCTGGAGAACATGCTGAAACTGGCTCGGCTCGGGGTAACCATCATGCCTGCCGCCCCCGGTTTCTATCATGAGCCGAAAAGTATCGCGGATCTGGTGGACTTTATGGTCGCCCGCCTCCTCGATCATCTCGGTATCGAGCATGCGCTGACCCGTCGCTGGGGCTATGGCCACCAGTGA
- a CDS encoding phosphatase PAP2 family protein: MGKFLLCYLIGGLVAISWAALPAHGPWDQWDLAMFHTVNGWIGQSPLWADLVAITNNRLFDLAVLACMGLILARCFFARDLAGRRQLVAMGIVMLLSALVINQLGHRLPVERPSPTLMVADALRVTQISGIPTKDSSGDSFPGDHALFLMIFAGYALRYLPRWAGVTALLMVPIFSAPRILAGAHWFTDVYVGALGLATLCLPWLLLTPLADRLITRIVPYLSPLPLLRSQTH, translated from the coding sequence ATGGGCAAGTTCCTGCTTTGCTATCTGATCGGTGGTCTGGTGGCCATCAGTTGGGCTGCGCTGCCCGCTCATGGTCCCTGGGATCAGTGGGACCTCGCGATGTTTCATACCGTTAACGGCTGGATCGGGCAATCGCCGTTGTGGGCCGATCTGGTGGCCATCACCAATAACCGGCTGTTCGATCTGGCGGTACTGGCTTGCATGGGGCTGATCCTGGCCCGCTGTTTCTTCGCCCGGGATCTGGCGGGTCGTCGCCAGCTAGTGGCGATGGGCATAGTGATGTTGCTGAGCGCACTGGTGATCAACCAGCTTGGTCACAGATTGCCGGTGGAGCGACCCAGCCCGACCCTGATGGTGGCTGATGCGCTGCGGGTGACCCAGATCAGCGGTATTCCGACCAAGGACTCTTCCGGCGATAGCTTCCCCGGGGATCACGCCCTGTTCCTGATGATCTTCGCCGGCTACGCCTTGCGCTATCTGCCGCGCTGGGCGGGTGTCACCGCATTGCTGATGGTGCCGATCTTTTCCGCGCCGCGCATTCTGGCGGGCGCTCACTGGTTTACCGATGTCTATGTCGGCGCGCTGGGGCTGGCGACCCTCTGCCTGCCCTGGCTGCTGCTGACCCCGCTGGCGGATCGGCTGATCACGCGAATCGTTCCCTATCTCTCGCCATTGCCATTGCTGCGCAGCCAGACCCACTGA
- a CDS encoding N-acetylmuramoyl-L-alanine amidase, with protein MCQRRTPPTLSRLAVAGGWRWRCLLPLFFLPLVLLLGGCTPSEYQLSTRYQSANQNERIAFLILHYTDEDDANSLRLLTEPEHKVSAHYLIPRDSNETPLPVYQLVPDSARAWHAGRSRWHQYAGLNASSLGIEIVNLGYPAEDEPLAPDARRWQPYTPQQIAAVGALSRELVARYQIPQTQVLGHSDVAPERKQDPGPHFPWRQLYLTYGVGAWPDEERVAELLVSSLPDWDAAIWQQQLARYGYGLPQTGQWDEQSRAVMGAFQLHFRASKVDSEPDRECQAILMALLEKYFP; from the coding sequence ATGTGCCAGCGACGCACTCCTCCCACGCTCAGCAGACTGGCTGTGGCAGGGGGATGGCGCTGGCGCTGTCTTCTTCCCCTCTTCTTTCTGCCACTGGTTCTGCTGCTGGGTGGTTGTACTCCGTCCGAGTATCAGCTCTCAACCCGCTATCAGAGCGCCAACCAGAACGAGCGGATCGCCTTTCTGATCCTCCACTACACCGATGAAGATGATGCCAACTCCCTGCGCCTGCTGACCGAGCCGGAGCACAAGGTGAGCGCCCACTACCTGATCCCCCGCGACAGTAACGAGACCCCGCTGCCGGTCTATCAGCTGGTACCGGACAGCGCGCGCGCCTGGCATGCGGGACGCAGCCGCTGGCACCAATATGCCGGGCTCAATGCCAGCTCCCTTGGCATCGAGATCGTTAACCTCGGCTATCCAGCAGAAGATGAGCCGCTGGCCCCCGATGCCCGCCGCTGGCAACCCTATACCCCGCAGCAGATTGCTGCCGTCGGCGCCCTTAGTCGGGAGCTGGTCGCCCGCTACCAGATTCCACAGACCCAGGTGCTGGGCCACAGCGATGTCGCCCCCGAGCGCAAGCAGGATCCCGGCCCCCACTTCCCCTGGCGCCAGCTCTATCTGACGTACGGGGTCGGCGCCTGGCCCGATGAAGAGCGGGTAGCCGAGCTACTGGTCAGCTCCTTGCCCGACTGGGATGCGGCCATATGGCAACAGCAACTGGCCCGCTATGGCTACGGCCTGCCCCAGACCGGCCAGTGGGATGAGCAGAGCCGCGCCGTCATGGGCGCTTTTCAGCTCCACTTTCGCGCCAGCAAGGTCGATAGCGAACCTGACCGCGAGTGCCAGGCCATCCTGATGGCGCTGCTCGAAAAATACTTCCCCTAA
- a CDS encoding DUF1456 family protein: MTNNDILRRLRYALTISNDQMVEMFAKGNLTVTHAQLHSWLMKEAAEGEEQEAGYVACPDSALSQFLDGFIIARRGVREDAPAQVIPNRINNNMILRKLRIGLNYKEEEMLGTLKLADFNLSKSELSALFRSKDHKHYQDCGDQILRNFLIGLTAKYRS; this comes from the coding sequence ATGACCAACAACGATATTCTGCGCCGTCTGCGCTACGCCCTCACCATCAGTAACGACCAGATGGTCGAGATGTTTGCCAAGGGCAATCTGACGGTCACTCACGCCCAGCTGCACAGCTGGTTGATGAAAGAGGCGGCAGAAGGTGAAGAGCAAGAGGCAGGCTATGTTGCCTGTCCCGACTCGGCCCTGAGCCAGTTCCTCGATGGCTTCATCATCGCGCGCCGTGGCGTGCGGGAAGATGCCCCAGCCCAGGTGATCCCGAACCGGATCAACAACAACATGATCCTGCGCAAGCTGCGCATTGGCCTCAACTACAAAGAAGAGGAGATGCTCGGCACGCTCAAGCTCGCCGACTTCAACCTCTCCAAGTCCGAGCTCAGTGCCCTGTTCCGCTCCAAGGATCACAAGCACTATCAGGATTGCGGGGATCAGATCCTGCGCAACTTCCTGATCGGCCTCACTGCCAAATACCGCAGCTAA
- a CDS encoding TetR/AcrR family transcriptional regulator, with product MEPRAEIRRRTRLSPEARRSQLMECAIEVFSRRGIGRAGHAEIAEQAKVSVATVFNYFNTREELVDEVLAEIERFVNQILSQAYGDQGSIFDKIQRHVRLSVDAAYDQPDYAGIWLEWSSSVREEVWPRYSRLLDHCLEQIASELQTALDAGEISSVLSAQDLARSLTGFGYVMMQMSNQPQRPTREEVTDFLFKYVTAPIQAR from the coding sequence ATGGAACCACGCGCAGAAATAAGACGTCGTACCCGGCTGTCGCCGGAAGCTCGTCGCTCCCAATTGATGGAATGTGCCATCGAGGTATTCTCCCGTCGCGGTATCGGCCGTGCCGGTCACGCCGAGATAGCCGAACAGGCCAAGGTCTCCGTGGCTACCGTCTTCAACTATTTCAATACCCGTGAGGAGTTGGTCGATGAGGTGCTGGCCGAGATCGAACGCTTTGTGAACCAGATACTGTCACAGGCATACGGTGACCAAGGCTCCATTTTCGATAAAATCCAGCGCCATGTACGCCTCTCTGTCGATGCTGCCTACGATCAACCGGATTATGCCGGTATCTGGCTGGAGTGGAGCTCATCAGTTCGGGAAGAGGTATGGCCCCGCTATAGCCGACTGCTTGATCACTGTCTTGAGCAGATCGCCAGCGAGCTGCAAACTGCCCTGGATGCAGGAGAGATATCCAGCGTGCTGTCAGCACAGGATCTGGCCCGCTCTTTGACCGGTTTTGGTTATGTGATGATGCAGATGAGCAATCAACCTCAGCGCCCAACGCGCGAAGAGGTGACAGATTTCCTGTTCAAGTACGTGACGGCACCGATCCAGGCTCGCTAA
- the hcp gene encoding hydroxylamine reductase: protein MFCVQCEQTIRTPAGNGCAYAQGMCGKTAETSDLQDVLIYTLQGLSAWALAAREQGIIDREIDTFVPKAFFATLTNVNFDSNRIVAYVNQALAYRQQLAAKLAPLAVQVNDLPQSAHFEPGTELLEQLAHAAPAAPNRGKSEVNEDIMGLRLLCLYGLKGAAAYMEHARVLDQQSDEVAAEFHRIMSWLSTDPSELEPLFNCAMEIGLLNFKVMEMLDLGETSAFGHPEPTQVRVTPIPGKCILVSGHDMMDLKLILEQTKGTGIHVYTHGEMLPALAYPFFKQYPHLVGNYGSAWQNQQKEFANFPGAVVMTSNCIIDPNVGNYSDRIFTRSIVGWPGVTHLEGDDFSAVIAKAQALEGFKHTELEHFITIGFARNALMQAAPAVIEKVKAGEISHFFLVGGCDGDKAERAYFTEFAKAAPQDSLLLTLGCGKYKFNKLDFGDIGGIPRLLDVGQCNDAYSAIQLALALSEAFECGVNDLPLTLVLSWFEQKAIVILLTLLALGVKDIRTGPTAPAFLTPALLKVLEEQFGLKGTTTVEADLAEILAA, encoded by the coding sequence ATGTTTTGTGTGCAATGTGAACAGACAATTCGTACCCCGGCAGGCAACGGCTGTGCTTATGCACAAGGTATGTGCGGCAAGACGGCGGAAACCTCGGATCTGCAAGATGTCCTGATCTATACCCTGCAGGGGCTCAGCGCCTGGGCGCTGGCTGCCCGCGAGCAGGGCATCATCGACCGCGAGATCGATACCTTCGTGCCCAAGGCCTTCTTCGCCACCCTGACCAACGTCAACTTCGACTCGAATCGCATCGTGGCTTACGTCAATCAGGCCCTGGCTTATCGCCAGCAACTGGCCGCCAAGCTGGCGCCGCTGGCGGTGCAGGTAAACGACTTGCCACAGTCCGCTCACTTCGAGCCCGGTACAGAGCTGCTGGAACAACTTGCCCATGCCGCGCCAGCTGCCCCCAATCGGGGCAAGAGCGAGGTGAACGAAGACATCATGGGGCTGCGCCTGCTCTGCCTCTACGGCCTCAAGGGTGCCGCCGCTTATATGGAGCACGCCCGGGTGCTGGATCAGCAGAGTGACGAGGTGGCCGCCGAATTCCACCGCATCATGAGCTGGCTCAGCACAGACCCGAGCGAGCTGGAGCCGCTGTTCAACTGCGCCATGGAGATCGGCCTGCTCAACTTCAAAGTCATGGAGATGCTGGATCTGGGTGAAACCAGCGCCTTCGGCCATCCGGAACCGACCCAGGTACGCGTCACCCCGATCCCCGGCAAGTGCATTTTGGTCTCCGGCCACGACATGATGGATCTCAAGCTCATTCTGGAGCAGACCAAGGGGACCGGCATCCATGTCTACACCCACGGCGAGATGCTGCCCGCGCTGGCCTACCCCTTCTTCAAGCAGTACCCCCATCTGGTGGGCAACTACGGCTCCGCCTGGCAGAACCAGCAGAAGGAGTTTGCCAACTTCCCGGGCGCCGTGGTGATGACCTCCAACTGCATCATCGACCCGAATGTGGGCAACTACTCGGATCGCATCTTCACCCGCTCCATCGTCGGCTGGCCGGGCGTCACTCATCTGGAGGGGGATGATTTCTCCGCCGTGATTGCCAAGGCGCAAGCACTGGAAGGCTTCAAACACACCGAGCTCGAGCACTTCATCACCATCGGCTTTGCCCGCAACGCCCTGATGCAAGCCGCCCCTGCGGTGATTGAGAAGGTGAAAGCGGGTGAGATCAGCCACTTCTTCCTGGTGGGTGGCTGTGACGGCGATAAGGCCGAGCGCGCCTACTTCACCGAATTTGCCAAAGCCGCCCCGCAAGACAGCCTGCTGCTGACCCTGGGCTGCGGCAAGTATAAGTTCAACAAGCTCGACTTTGGCGACATCGGCGGCATTCCGCGCCTGCTGGACGTGGGTCAGTGCAACGATGCTTACTCCGCCATCCAGCTGGCGTTAGCGCTCTCAGAAGCGTTCGAGTGCGGCGTCAACGATCTGCCGCTGACCCTGGTGCTCTCCTGGTTCGAGCAAAAAGCCATCGTCATCCTGCTCACCCTGCTGGCGCTCGGGGTGAAGGACATTCGTACCGGCCCGACCGCCCCTGCGTTCCTCACCCCGGCCCTGCTCAAGGTGCTGGAGGAGCAGTTTGGCCTGAAAGGGACCACCACGGTCGAAGCTGACTTGGCCGAGATCCTGGCGGCTTAA
- a CDS encoding hybrid-cluster NAD(P)-dependent oxidoreductase encodes MTSLTLTCIGRQQNTHDVVSWQLAPLSGCLPPVLAGQCVTLHTEIDGKPVCRAYTLSSSPQDACWQVTIKDVGLVSHHLHQTLQVGDKIRADGPFGEFNLTALPCERPLLLSAGSGITPMWAMLRDELAKRPDADIRFIHSARSPADVIFADDLAVLAEAHPGVRHALILEQAPADHPWSGRLTPAMLAELAPDLHERHVYLCGPAPYMAAVSSILAELGLPPAQLHQESFGLPPAEPTKTTSDHFWLTLKKSGKKVKILPGQTLLAALETAGETMMAACRAGVCGSCRCTTEGDIERQSVMTLSAQDLERGVALACSCTAQGDISLDY; translated from the coding sequence ATGACCTCTCTCACGCTCACCTGCATTGGCCGCCAACAGAACACCCACGACGTCGTGAGCTGGCAGCTGGCGCCGCTTTCTGGCTGCCTCCCTCCCGTACTGGCAGGCCAGTGCGTGACCTTGCATACCGAGATTGACGGCAAGCCTGTGTGCCGCGCCTATACCCTCTCCTCCAGCCCACAAGATGCCTGCTGGCAGGTCACCATCAAGGATGTCGGGCTGGTCTCCCACCATTTGCACCAGACCTTGCAGGTGGGAGACAAGATCCGGGCCGATGGCCCGTTCGGCGAGTTCAACCTGACCGCGCTGCCCTGCGAGCGGCCGCTGCTGCTCAGTGCCGGCTCCGGCATCACCCCCATGTGGGCCATGCTGCGGGACGAGCTCGCCAAACGGCCGGACGCCGATATCCGCTTTATTCACAGCGCCCGCTCGCCAGCAGATGTGATCTTCGCAGATGACTTGGCTGTACTGGCTGAAGCCCATCCTGGTGTACGACATGCCCTGATTCTGGAACAGGCCCCTGCAGATCACCCCTGGAGTGGCCGACTCACCCCCGCCATGCTGGCCGAACTGGCCCCTGACCTGCACGAGCGCCATGTCTATCTCTGCGGCCCGGCACCCTATATGGCAGCGGTCAGTAGCATCCTGGCGGAGCTCGGATTGCCACCGGCGCAGCTGCATCAGGAGTCCTTTGGTCTTCCTCCCGCAGAGCCCACCAAGACCACCAGCGACCACTTCTGGCTGACCCTGAAAAAGAGCGGCAAAAAGGTGAAAATCCTGCCGGGTCAGACCCTGCTGGCGGCGCTGGAAACGGCGGGCGAAACCATGATGGCCGCATGCCGAGCCGGTGTCTGTGGCAGCTGTCGCTGCACCACAGAGGGGGATATCGAGCGCCAGAGCGTGATGACCTTGAGCGCGCAGGATCTGGAGAGAGGCGTGGCACTGGCCTGCTCCTGCACCGCGCAAGGGGATATCAGTCTCGATTATTGA
- a CDS encoding DNA starvation/stationary phase protection protein produces the protein MKSPIGLDTAQSQALAAELNKLLASYQILYMNVRGFHWNIRGNQFFELHLKFEEIYNDLLLKVDALAERILTLDGVPMHSFSDYLKVSAISEQKGLHDGRACVESLLESFRELLVAQRRILGQAAEAGDEGTAAILSDYVQQQEKLVWMLRAYLA, from the coding sequence ATGAAAAGTCCGATTGGTCTTGATACTGCTCAATCACAAGCCCTGGCAGCCGAGTTGAACAAATTGCTGGCCAGCTACCAGATCCTCTATATGAACGTGCGCGGCTTCCACTGGAATATCCGTGGCAACCAGTTCTTCGAACTGCACCTGAAATTTGAAGAGATTTACAACGACCTGTTGCTGAAAGTCGATGCGCTGGCCGAGCGGATCCTGACGCTGGACGGGGTGCCGATGCACAGCTTCAGCGACTACCTGAAAGTCTCTGCCATCTCTGAGCAAAAGGGGCTGCACGATGGCCGCGCCTGTGTCGAATCCCTGCTGGAGAGCTTCCGCGAACTGCTGGTCGCCCAGCGCCGTATTCTGGGCCAGGCCGCCGAAGCCGGTGATGAGGGCACTGCCGCCATCCTCTCCGACTATGTGCAGCAGCAGGAAAAGCTGGTCTGGATGCTGCGCGCTTATCTGGCCTGA
- the mpl gene encoding UDP-N-acetylmuramate:L-alanyl-gamma-D-glutamyl-meso-diaminopimelate ligase produces MHIHILGICGTFMGGLAVLAKQLGYRVTGSDANVYPPMSTQLEQQGIELTEGYDPSQLDPVPDLVVIGNAMSRGNPCVEYVLDRNLPYISGPQWLLEHVLQDRWVLAVAGTHGKTTTASMLAWVLEYAKLEPGFLIGGVPGNFPVSARLGAAPFFVIEADEYDCAFFDKRSKFLHYHPRTLVMNNLEFDHADIFPDLAAIQRQFHHLMRTVPSNGRVLFPQADDNLTAVRKMGCWSEVELVGQDDAKWKAVKLADDGSAFEVWLDGEKQGEVHWECIGEHNVNNGLMAIAAARHAGVMVEHGIAALCQFKSPKRRMELKGEVAGISVYDDFAHHPTAIETTLGGLRAKVGGSRILAVLEPRSNTMKLGVHKEELAGCFDGADEVFFFQPPNIGWDLGEVTAHMARPAKVFNDLETLINRLVAESRDGDHILIMSNGGFGGIHDKLLARLKDYHGEL; encoded by the coding sequence ATGCATATTCACATTCTCGGGATCTGCGGCACCTTTATGGGTGGTCTGGCGGTGTTGGCAAAACAGCTTGGTTACCGGGTGACCGGTTCGGATGCCAACGTCTATCCCCCCATGAGTACCCAGCTCGAGCAACAGGGCATCGAACTGACCGAAGGCTATGACCCCTCCCAACTCGATCCGGTGCCGGATCTGGTGGTGATTGGCAACGCCATGAGCCGCGGCAACCCCTGTGTTGAATATGTGCTGGACCGCAATCTGCCCTATATCTCCGGCCCGCAGTGGCTGCTGGAGCATGTGCTGCAGGATCGCTGGGTACTGGCCGTGGCAGGCACCCACGGCAAGACCACCACCGCCAGCATGCTGGCCTGGGTGCTGGAGTACGCCAAGCTGGAGCCCGGTTTCCTCATCGGCGGCGTGCCCGGCAACTTCCCGGTCTCGGCCCGTCTCGGCGCGGCTCCCTTCTTCGTGATCGAAGCAGACGAGTATGACTGCGCCTTCTTCGACAAGCGCTCCAAGTTCCTTCACTACCATCCGCGTACTCTGGTGATGAACAACCTGGAGTTCGATCACGCGGACATCTTCCCGGATCTCGCCGCCATCCAGCGTCAATTCCATCACCTGATGCGCACCGTGCCGAGCAACGGCCGGGTGCTGTTCCCGCAGGCCGATGACAACCTTACCGCCGTGCGCAAGATGGGTTGCTGGAGCGAAGTGGAGCTGGTAGGTCAGGACGACGCCAAGTGGAAGGCGGTCAAGCTGGCCGATGACGGCTCCGCCTTCGAGGTGTGGCTGGATGGCGAAAAACAGGGTGAGGTGCACTGGGAGTGCATCGGCGAGCACAACGTCAACAACGGCCTGATGGCCATCGCGGCCGCCCGCCATGCCGGCGTGATGGTCGAGCACGGTATTGCGGCCCTTTGCCAGTTCAAATCCCCCAAGCGGCGGATGGAGCTCAAGGGCGAGGTGGCGGGCATCAGCGTCTATGACGACTTTGCCCACCACCCCACCGCCATCGAGACCACCCTCGGCGGCCTGCGTGCCAAGGTGGGCGGGTCACGCATCCTGGCGGTGCTGGAGCCACGCTCCAACACCATGAAGTTGGGAGTACACAAGGAGGAGCTGGCCGGCTGCTTCGATGGCGCCGACGAGGTGTTCTTCTTCCAGCCCCCCAACATTGGCTGGGATCTCGGCGAAGTCACTGCCCATATGGCGCGCCCCGCCAAAGTGTTCAACGATCTGGAGACCCTGATCAACCGGCTGGTGGCCGAGAGCCGCGATGGCGACCATATTCTGATCATGAGCAACGGCGGCTTCGGCGGTATTCATGACAAGCTGCTTGCCCGCCTCAAGGATTACCACGGCGAACTATGA